One genomic segment of Ignavibacteriota bacterium includes these proteins:
- a CDS encoding ABC transporter permease: MSHFLFELKEGLIIALNAIRANKIRSILTTLGIVIGVASVVLMSTAIKGIDESFQSSATSIMGTDNIFVDKWAWFGTVPWWELRNRRDIGMDDFEKFKEQATLPLAVSPRSIRRETTTLKDIVVDGCFIVGTNQDYVKTTDLKFTEGRFFSEIESNAGRRVCIVGGEIADKLFPQGNGVNQVIKIGGNKYQVVGINDKQGSFLFGDFNPDNMIYIPIGAMFKDFQNRRWGGGISICVRAPNNLSVPAVKEEAISIMRRIRGLKYDEQDDFSINQQDVLLDMINQQVGVIQIAGLFITGLALFVGAIGIMNIMFVSVKERTREIGIRKAIGAKKRTILGQFLTESAAICLIGGLIGLFIAVLGAKIIEQYNFPVSVQVDAVVIAIGISLLTGVLSGLAPAWTAAKMDPVDALRYE, encoded by the coding sequence ATGTCACACTTCTTATTTGAACTTAAAGAAGGATTAATAATTGCACTTAATGCAATTAGAGCAAATAAAATTCGTAGTATTTTAACTACTCTTGGAATTGTAATTGGAGTTGCTTCCGTAGTATTAATGTCAACCGCAATTAAAGGGATAGATGAATCGTTTCAATCTAGCGCAACAAGTATTATGGGTACGGATAATATCTTTGTTGATAAATGGGCTTGGTTTGGCACAGTTCCTTGGTGGGAATTGAGGAATAGAAGAGATATTGGCATGGATGATTTTGAAAAATTTAAAGAACAAGCCACTCTTCCATTAGCAGTTTCTCCTAGATCAATAAGAAGAGAAACAACTACACTTAAGGATATTGTTGTTGATGGATGTTTTATTGTTGGTACAAATCAAGATTATGTAAAAACTACAGATTTAAAATTTACCGAAGGAAGATTTTTTTCTGAAATTGAAAGCAATGCCGGCAGAAGAGTTTGCATTGTAGGCGGTGAAATTGCCGATAAATTATTTCCACAAGGAAATGGAGTTAACCAAGTAATTAAAATTGGCGGAAATAAATATCAAGTTGTTGGAATAAATGATAAACAAGGAAGCTTTTTATTTGGTGATTTTAATCCGGATAATATGATTTATATTCCCATTGGCGCAATGTTTAAAGATTTTCAAAATAGACGTTGGGGCGGCGGAATTTCAATATGCGTACGAGCTCCAAATAATCTTTCGGTTCCGGCAGTTAAAGAAGAAGCAATTAGTATAATGAGAAGAATTCGAGGATTAAAATATGATGAGCAAGATGATTTTTCTATCAACCAGCAAGACGTTCTTCTTGATATGATTAATCAGCAAGTTGGTGTAATTCAAATTGCCGGATTATTTATAACCGGACTGGCACTTTTTGTTGGAGCAATTGGAATTATGAATATTATGTTTGTTTCGGTAAAAGAAAGAACAAGAGAAATAGGAATTAGAAAAGCAATCGGCGCAAAAAAACGTACAATTCTCGGACAATTTTTAACTGAATCAGCTGCTATATGTTTAATTGGGGGATTGATTGGTTTATTTATTGCTGTACTTGGTGCAAAGATTATTGAACAATATAATTTTCCGGTTTCAGTTCAAGTTGATGCTGTTGTTATTGCAATTGGAATATCTTTGTTAACTGGTGTATTATCCGGCTTAGCACCAGCATGGACGGCTGCTAAAATGGATCCCGTAGATGCATTGAGGTATGAATAA
- a CDS encoding ABC transporter permease, translating to MEILLVALNSLKANKLRSLLTILGIIVGIFSIITISTIVSMLQNSIEEGVSQLGQTTFQIQKYPAMMDRGDRAKYRNRKDLTIDEYYELRDKLQGEAEAVGAEQWDFGKLFTYENKETNPNVQLVGCTPEAFPNNKWIAEFGRNFNYTDVNRYEKCIVLGKTLAETLFEGADPIGMEVKVDNKKLKVIGVLEKQATSFGNDKDNFAAIPLTTFQSFYGKYSESVNITVSSFSKEDYDDVIEKSVGYFRTIRKVPPGEEDDFAIFSNESVLNDINSMTAGVKIGAYVIALIALLAAGIGIMNIMLVSVTERTKEIGIRKAIGAKKSNILVQFLIESVVLSLFGGVIGIIIGLIVGNLAGSAIGGEFSIPMDWVAIGVLLCVIVGVGFGTYPAYKASNLDPIDALRYE from the coding sequence ATGGAAATATTATTAGTAGCATTAAATTCGCTTAAGGCGAACAAGTTAAGATCACTTCTAACAATTCTTGGAATTATTGTAGGAATATTTTCTATTATTACAATTAGTACAATAGTTTCAATGCTTCAGAACAGTATTGAAGAAGGAGTTTCTCAATTGGGACAAACTACTTTCCAAATACAAAAATATCCTGCGATGATGGATCGTGGAGATCGGGCAAAATATAGAAACCGTAAAGATTTAACAATTGACGAATATTATGAACTTCGTGATAAACTTCAAGGAGAAGCCGAAGCTGTTGGAGCAGAACAATGGGATTTTGGTAAATTATTTACTTATGAAAACAAGGAAACAAATCCTAATGTACAATTAGTTGGCTGCACTCCGGAAGCATTTCCAAATAATAAATGGATTGCTGAATTCGGTCGTAATTTTAATTACACAGATGTTAATCGATATGAAAAATGCATTGTTCTTGGAAAGACTCTTGCCGAAACACTTTTTGAAGGAGCCGATCCTATTGGAATGGAAGTTAAAGTCGATAATAAAAAATTAAAAGTAATAGGCGTTTTAGAAAAACAAGCAACTTCTTTTGGAAATGATAAAGATAATTTTGCAGCAATTCCATTAACAACTTTCCAAAGTTTTTATGGAAAATATAGCGAAAGCGTAAATATAACTGTTAGTTCATTCAGCAAAGAAGATTATGATGATGTTATTGAAAAATCCGTTGGATATTTTAGAACTATTAGAAAAGTTCCGCCTGGTGAAGAGGATGACTTTGCAATTTTTTCGAATGAGTCTGTTTTAAATGATATAAATAGTATGACTGCCGGAGTTAAAATTGGAGCTTATGTAATTGCACTAATTGCTTTACTTGCTGCAGGAATTGGTATCATGAATATTATGCTTGTATCAGTTACTGAAAGAACAAAAGAAATTGGAATTCGCAAAGCAATCGGCGCAAAAAAGAGTAATATATTAGTACAATTTTTAATTGAATCGGTTGTGCTTTCTTTATTTGGCGGAGTTATAGGAATTATAATTGGATTAATAGTTGGAAATCTTGCCGGTTCTGCAATTGGCGGAGAATTCTCAATTCCTATGGATTGGGTAGCAATTGGAGTTTTACTTTGCGTAATTGTTGGAGTTGGATTTGGAACCTACCCGGCTTACAAAGCTTCCAATCTTGATCCGATTGATGCACTAAGATATGAATAG
- a CDS encoding NUDIX domain-containing protein, giving the protein MRIVTGLIEAHIVRMKNEQLEFLLLKRAPNEKYPHIWQMVTGKIKPNEKAYETVIREIKEETNLEIHELFVVPKTNSFYNEVDDTIMQIPVFAATVINEEVIVLSKEHTEYKWVEYKKVKKLLAWPGQKGSTKIISDFFERKYKSLNFIKIEIVK; this is encoded by the coding sequence ATGAGAATTGTAACGGGTTTAATTGAAGCTCATATTGTTAGAATGAAAAATGAGCAGTTGGAATTTTTATTATTAAAACGAGCGCCGAATGAAAAATATCCACACATTTGGCAAATGGTAACTGGAAAAATAAAACCAAATGAAAAAGCTTACGAAACAGTAATTCGAGAAATAAAAGAAGAAACAAATTTGGAAATCCATGAATTATTTGTGGTGCCCAAAACTAATTCATTTTACAATGAAGTAGATGATACAATTATGCAAATTCCGGTTTTTGCTGCAACTGTAATAAATGAAGAAGTGATAGTGTTAAGCAAAGAGCATACAGAATATAAATGGGTTGAATATAAAAAAGTAAAAAAACTATTAGCATGGCCCGGACAAAAAGGTTCCACGAAAATAATCTCAGATTTTTTTGAACGAAAATATAAATCATTGAATTTTATAAAAATTGAAATTGTCAAATAA
- a CDS encoding phosphatase PAP2 family protein → MKTKFLFPKIIFLLVFQFTIIYAQENIEKSDSLNIGDKIINDIELSFNDNLNYFIRPTNFKASDWMIFSGVVASTGLLMTIDEEVKTVVRKNQTSFQNDFTKIGKYYGESFTLLGLPFIIYGSGLIFDNNEFRTTGRILIESLAAAGITTTALKFIIGRSRPRKNMGEFDFNYFELKNINVSLPSGHTTVAFTISTVLSERIDNIYASIALYGLASLTAYQRIYSNNHWLSDTFLGAAIGITAGKFFSNLEEEKNVKGNNGISYKIMPNINSSNIGFAIQIQF, encoded by the coding sequence TTGAAAACAAAATTTCTATTCCCAAAAATAATTTTTTTATTAGTGTTTCAATTCACAATCATATATGCACAAGAAAATATTGAAAAGTCTGATTCATTAAATATTGGCGATAAAATTATTAATGATATTGAATTATCCTTTAATGATAATCTGAATTATTTTATTCGTCCAACTAATTTTAAAGCTTCTGATTGGATGATATTTTCTGGTGTTGTTGCTTCAACCGGTTTGTTAATGACAATTGATGAAGAAGTTAAAACTGTAGTTAGAAAAAACCAAACAAGTTTTCAAAATGACTTTACTAAAATTGGAAAATATTATGGAGAGTCATTCACATTATTGGGTTTACCCTTTATTATTTATGGAAGCGGTTTAATTTTTGATAATAATGAATTTAGAACAACCGGAAGAATTTTAATTGAATCTTTAGCTGCCGCCGGAATTACAACAACTGCGTTAAAATTTATTATTGGTAGAAGTCGACCCCGAAAAAATATGGGCGAATTCGATTTCAATTATTTTGAATTAAAAAATATAAATGTTTCGCTGCCAAGCGGACATACAACAGTGGCTTTCACAATTAGTACGGTTTTATCGGAAAGAATTGATAATATATATGCCAGCATTGCTTTATATGGATTAGCTTCTCTTACAGCTTACCAAAGAATTTATTCAAACAATCATTGGCTTTCCGATACTTTTCTTGGAGCTGCGATTGGAATTACAGCCGGAAAGTTTTTTTCAAATTTAGAAGAAGAAAAAAATGTTAAAGGAAATAATGGAATTAGTTACAAAATTATGCCGAATATTAATTCTTCAAATATAGGATTTGCAATTCAAATTCAATTTTAA
- a CDS encoding sugar kinase: protein MDLLVVGSVGLDYVETPFGKIENALGGAATYISLTASYFTQPIKLVGVVGEDFPKEHIEMLENHMVDLENLEIIKNGKTFRWGGKYHYDLNVRDTLYTHLNVFENFNPIVPEKSKENSFVILGNIQPSLQLSVIEQLKGNNFIICDTMNLWINTTLNDLKKVLAKTNVLIINDSEARLLSNEANLIKASRIIREMGPEYLIIKKGEHGALLFHNNTVFSAPAYPLESIFDPTGAGDTFLGGFAGYLHSTIDRNFDNVKRAVIYGSAMASFCVEQFSTKGLEDLDKLQIHDRFIEFRELSKFDDL from the coding sequence TTGGATTTATTAGTCGTTGGTTCTGTAGGTTTGGATTATGTTGAAACTCCTTTTGGAAAAATAGAAAATGCCTTAGGCGGTGCAGCAACTTATATTTCTTTAACGGCAAGTTATTTTACTCAGCCAATAAAATTAGTTGGTGTGGTTGGTGAAGATTTTCCAAAGGAACATATTGAAATGTTGGAAAATCATATGGTTGATTTGGAAAATTTGGAAATAATTAAAAATGGCAAAACATTTCGTTGGGGTGGAAAATATCATTATGATTTAAATGTTAGAGATACTTTATATACACATCTAAATGTGTTTGAGAATTTCAATCCAATTGTTCCGGAAAAATCAAAAGAAAATAGTTTTGTAATTTTAGGAAATATTCAGCCATCATTACAGCTTTCCGTAATTGAACAATTAAAGGGAAATAATTTTATTATTTGCGATACAATGAATTTGTGGATTAACACAACTTTAAATGATCTGAAAAAAGTATTGGCAAAAACTAACGTATTGATTATAAATGATTCAGAAGCAAGATTGCTTTCCAACGAAGCAAATTTAATTAAAGCTTCAAGAATAATTAGAGAAATGGGACCGGAATATTTGATAATTAAAAAAGGTGAACATGGTGCATTGCTTTTCCACAATAATACAGTTTTCTCAGCACCGGCTTATCCTTTAGAATCAATATTTGATCCAACCGGAGCGGGCGATACTTTTCTCGGTGGTTTCGCGGGTTATTTGCATAGTACAATAGATAGAAATTTTGATAATGTAAAACGTGCCGTAATTTACGGAAGTGCAATGGCTTCTTTCTGCGTGGAACAATTCAGCACAAAAGGTTTGGAAGATTTAGATAAACTTCAGATACATGATAGATTTATTGAATTTAGGGAGCTTTCAAAATTTGATGACCTTTAA
- a CDS encoding site-specific integrase: MKVKIFEKKLNPTKLFPKGRIALYLDFYHQGKRKFETLNLFIEPEMSKIEKSNIREIAEKIRNERATIFYQNEFSVQLETTLNKDFKDYLEKFVLYKKNKGITFTAYHGVSVKINKFHKGKLTFRMIDSYWIESFFNFLRAEVKSKNTQNAYANKLSAVLNSAVKDKFISSNPMLHIKKPEKVSVQKVYLIESEIKQLIDTPIKHKELKLGFLFSCFTGLRYSDIKKLTWSEIKNNRIEIIQKKTKEPIYLDLSDTAIAILNQKYQLETINNIKPMPNRRVFRLPGNKRNDLLREWAKKACLDEIRWKKTEDSKSHLTFHSARHTYATLAITQGIDLYTVSQLLGHTDIKTTQVYAKIINERRKEELKKLPLFESFA, encoded by the coding sequence ATGAAAGTAAAAATTTTCGAAAAAAAATTAAATCCAACTAAACTTTTTCCAAAAGGTAGAATTGCTTTATATCTTGATTTTTATCACCAAGGAAAAAGAAAATTTGAAACACTTAATTTATTCATTGAACCGGAAATGAGTAAAATTGAAAAATCCAATATTAGAGAAATTGCTGAGAAAATTCGGAATGAAAGAGCAACTATATTTTATCAGAATGAATTTAGCGTACAACTTGAAACCACATTAAATAAGGACTTTAAAGACTATTTAGAAAAATTTGTTCTTTATAAAAAAAATAAGGGAATTACATTTACAGCCTATCATGGTGTATCGGTTAAGATAAATAAATTCCATAAAGGTAAACTAACTTTTAGAATGATAGATTCTTATTGGATTGAAAGTTTTTTTAATTTCTTACGAGCTGAGGTAAAGTCAAAAAATACTCAAAACGCATATGCAAATAAACTAAGTGCGGTTTTAAATTCAGCTGTAAAAGATAAATTCATTTCTTCAAATCCTATGCTGCATATAAAGAAACCGGAAAAAGTATCTGTACAGAAAGTTTATTTGATTGAAAGTGAAATTAAACAGTTAATCGATACCCCAATAAAACACAAAGAATTAAAATTAGGTTTTTTATTTAGTTGCTTTACCGGATTAAGATATTCAGATATAAAAAAATTAACCTGGAGCGAAATCAAAAATAATCGTATTGAAATAATTCAGAAAAAAACAAAAGAGCCTATTTATCTTGATCTAAGCGATACAGCAATTGCGATATTAAATCAAAAGTATCAATTAGAAACAATAAACAATATTAAACCAATGCCAAATAGAAGAGTTTTTAGGCTACCTGGTAACAAAAGGAATGATTTACTAAGGGAGTGGGCTAAAAAGGCTTGCTTGGATGAAATCCGATGGAAAAAAACTGAAGATTCAAAATCACATCTAACTTTTCACAGTGCACGACATACTTATGCAACTTTAGCAATTACTCAAGGTATTGATCTTTATACAGTGAGCCAATTATTAGGACATACTGACATTAAAACCACTCAAGTATATGCAAAAATTATTAATGAAAGAAGAAAAGAAGAACTTAAAAAACTTCCATTATTTGAATCATTTGCTTAA
- a CDS encoding helix-turn-helix domain-containing protein, whose amino-acid sequence MNKTATQILLDEIQILKNQIHLISGTIETLVKTNEDLMTSENAAKYLGISTGALRQLVFKNKLLPRKFEDGRKNYFLKSEIINMLKTVK is encoded by the coding sequence ATGAATAAAACAGCAACTCAAATTCTATTGGATGAGATCCAAATTCTAAAAAATCAAATTCATTTGATTTCCGGTACAATTGAAACTTTAGTAAAAACTAATGAAGATCTAATGACTTCAGAAAATGCAGCAAAATATCTTGGAATTAGTACCGGAGCACTTCGGCAATTAGTTTTTAAAAATAAGTTGCTCCCAAGAAAATTTGAAGATGGAAGAAAAAATTATTTTCTCAAAAGTGAGATAATTAACATGCTGAAAACAGTAAAATAA
- a CDS encoding DUF4373 domain-containing protein has product MARNTKQGVDYFPLDCRFDDNIDLYLTEKESNGLAVLITTWQLIYSNDGYFKKFDDDLLLMIKKRIGLSLDEIRSCLMACIKREIFDKNLFEKFNILSSRTIQKIYFSSAKKKKEIIIVNLDYLLFMPENDNLIDSGGNKINVCGNQIDSGGNTTKEEEEEKKKKKENQPNLFPENEVEKIKALFETYTIHSNPYYKTFIEPILELRKKIPEDMTIEQIDEVITSYFVKYGKDKPINMEFFLDNISKEIIKKHEEILNIKKQKLLKEAEKARLTYTEINHEADEIFKKQQLLKQKENFDKNYDKFSEAEKEKFIRLFENGLSMSISLEFPQLQC; this is encoded by the coding sequence GTGGCACGTAACACAAAACAAGGTGTTGATTATTTCCCTTTAGATTGTCGTTTTGATGACAATATTGATCTATATTTGACTGAAAAAGAAAGTAACGGATTAGCCGTCTTAATAACAACTTGGCAGCTTATTTATTCAAATGATGGATATTTCAAAAAGTTTGATGACGATTTGTTGTTAATGATAAAAAAGAGAATAGGTTTAAGTTTGGATGAAATCAGAAGTTGTTTAATGGCATGTATTAAGAGAGAAATATTTGATAAAAACCTATTCGAAAAATTCAACATTCTTAGTTCCAGGACAATTCAAAAAATATATTTTTCATCGGCAAAAAAGAAAAAAGAAATTATTATTGTAAACCTTGACTATTTATTATTTATGCCTGAGAATGATAATTTAATAGATTCCGGCGGAAATAAAATAAATGTTTGCGGAAATCAAATAGATTCCGGCGGAAATACCACAAAGGAAGAGGAAGAAGAAAAGAAAAAGAAAAAGGAAAACCAACCTAATTTATTTCCGGAAAATGAAGTTGAAAAGATAAAAGCATTATTTGAAACTTATACGATACATTCTAATCCATATTACAAAACTTTCATTGAGCCTATTTTAGAGTTAAGAAAAAAAATTCCTGAAGATATGACAATTGAGCAAATTGATGAAGTTATTACATCATATTTTGTAAAATATGGTAAAGATAAACCTATCAATATGGAGTTTTTTTTAGACAATATTTCTAAAGAAATAATAAAAAAGCATGAAGAAATATTAAATATCAAAAAACAAAAACTCTTAAAAGAAGCTGAAAAGGCGAGATTAACATATACAGAAATTAACCATGAAGCCGATGAAATTTTTAAGAAACAGCAATTGTTAAAACAAAAAGAAAATTTTGATAAGAATTATGATAAATTCTCTGAAGCAGAAAAAGAGAAATTTATTCGTTTATTTGAAAATGGACTTTCGATGAGTATAAGTTTGGAATTTCCACAATTACAATGTTAG
- the mtnA gene encoding S-methyl-5-thioribose-1-phosphate isomerase, protein MTSNFNSIDLIDNQLILIDQTKLPFEETYIKTDDYERIAIAIERLEVRGAPAIGISAAYAIALSFKNVLESKNVHFEKVFSRLLKTRPTAVNLFWALQRMKNIFESNKNSKDIFEVLLNEAKLIHEEDILMCDKIAQNGLQIFDKISTVLTHCNTGKLATGGGGTAFNVIKYGFEKGKVKFVYADETRPLFQGSRLTAFELHKSGIPFSINTDSTAAYLLQNSKIDLVITGADRIAINGDSANKIGTYNLAVLCKYHKIPFYIAAPTSTIDKNCDTGKKIIIEFRDKKEINTLRNEKITKDEYEVFSPAFDVTPNELISGIITEKKLHLPPYDFTKI, encoded by the coding sequence ATGACATCTAATTTTAACTCAATTGATTTGATTGATAACCAATTAATTTTGATTGATCAAACAAAATTGCCATTTGAAGAAACCTATATTAAAACTGATGATTATGAGAGAATTGCAATTGCTATCGAACGTCTTGAAGTAAGAGGCGCTCCGGCAATTGGAATTTCTGCGGCATATGCAATAGCTCTAAGTTTTAAAAATGTTTTAGAAAGTAAAAATGTACATTTCGAAAAAGTTTTTTCAAGATTATTAAAAACAAGACCAACCGCCGTAAATCTTTTTTGGGCATTACAACGAATGAAAAATATTTTTGAATCAAATAAAAATTCTAAAGATATTTTTGAGGTTTTGCTGAATGAAGCAAAATTAATTCACGAAGAAGATATTTTAATGTGTGATAAAATTGCTCAAAACGGATTGCAAATATTTGATAAAATTTCTACAGTTTTAACTCACTGCAATACAGGGAAACTCGCTACCGGCGGCGGCGGAACGGCATTTAACGTTATTAAATATGGATTTGAAAAAGGTAAAGTTAAATTTGTTTATGCCGATGAAACTCGTCCGTTATTTCAAGGAAGCAGATTAACGGCATTTGAATTACATAAATCCGGAATACCATTTTCAATTAACACTGATTCAACTGCTGCTTACTTATTGCAAAATTCTAAAATTGATTTGGTAATAACCGGCGCTGATAGAATTGCAATTAACGGTGATTCTGCCAATAAAATTGGGACTTATAACTTAGCAGTGTTATGTAAATATCATAAAATTCCTTTCTACATTGCCGCTCCAACTTCTACAATAGATAAAAATTGCGATACCGGAAAAAAAATCATAATTGAGTTTAGAGATAAAAAAGAAATCAACACTTTAAGAAATGAGAAAATAACCAAAGATGAATACGAAGTTTTTTCTCCGGCGTTTGATGTAACTCCGAATGAATTAATTTCCGGAATTATTACCGAAAAAAAACTTCATTTACCTCCTTACGATTTTACGAAAATCTGA
- the recO gene encoding DNA repair protein RecO — MVEIVKNEAIVLKKINFSDTSLIVHFYTKEHGKISALIKGARSSKSKIGSKIDLLNWVEIVYYNKEEKELQLVTQTNLIEHFAVIKSDLNRIKYATSICELIVKLVLEKDINIKLFRGVTKILTMMNKSQTDPILLFTQFLVFFIKEIGFELSFNNCSICGNKLLENNQNAFSYSDGIICGNCNSDKITTFTFSKELFNLFMCLTNKNKSISYKNNDLENIIFILEKYLIFHNSEFSGIKSLQIL, encoded by the coding sequence ATGGTTGAAATAGTTAAAAATGAAGCTATCGTTTTAAAGAAAATTAACTTCAGCGATACAAGTTTGATTGTTCATTTCTATACTAAAGAACATGGAAAAATTTCAGCCTTAATTAAAGGTGCAAGAAGCTCAAAATCCAAAATCGGAAGTAAAATTGATTTGTTGAATTGGGTGGAAATTGTTTACTACAACAAGGAAGAGAAAGAACTTCAATTAGTAACTCAAACAAATTTGATTGAACATTTCGCTGTAATAAAATCCGATTTAAATAGAATTAAATATGCAACATCAATTTGTGAGCTGATAGTTAAATTGGTTTTAGAAAAAGATATTAACATTAAACTTTTTAGAGGTGTTACAAAAATTTTAACTATGATGAATAAATCACAAACTGATCCAATTTTATTATTTACTCAATTCTTAGTTTTTTTTATAAAAGAAATTGGTTTTGAACTTTCATTTAATAACTGTTCAATTTGCGGAAATAAATTATTGGAAAATAATCAAAATGCATTCAGCTATTCCGATGGAATTATATGCGGAAATTGCAATTCGGATAAAATAACTACATTCACTTTTTCTAAGGAACTTTTTAATTTATTTATGTGTCTAACCAACAAAAATAAGTCAATTTCTTATAAGAATAACGATTTAGAAAATATAATTTTTATTTTAGAAAAGTATCTCATTTTTCATAATTCAGAATTCAGTGGAATCAAATCATTACAAATATTATAA
- a CDS encoding Do family serine endopeptidase, producing the protein MKTRNLFGKISLIIIGVVFGAILVSSADLIKISKAEHINIGSENSPVENLTLTNFNTAFIEVAEKVTPSIVSINVVSTVKEDPHKDLFNFPFNFPEFKDKNQDFKREGGGSGVIISKDGYILTNNHVVENASQIKIHLFDKRELDAKIIGKDPLTDLAVVKVDAENLPAAYMGDSDQLKVGSWVMAIGNPLSYLTSTVTAGIVSATGRNIGIIKDKENYGIEDFIQTDAAINPGNSGGALVDLTGAVVGINSAIATNGFSSTYIGYGFAIPINIAKSVAQDLIENGEVSRGYIGVSITEVDAATAKAVGLDKPMGIMIQNVVEDGSAATEDILAGDVILEIDGKEINKPNQLQSYVATKRAGTEVHLTLFREGKKITRDVVLKAREKDKEETTELVSSKKEKKKDSNNIQEINLKELGLTVQDLNDSGLKKYKVKNGILIKDVEQFSKAADQSLFPGLVITQVDKKNISSAEDFEEAINSKKGEAVLLKLYDEQGNTRFVGLEIPDNK; encoded by the coding sequence ATGAAAACCAGAAATTTATTTGGCAAAATTTCTTTAATAATTATAGGAGTTGTATTTGGAGCAATACTTGTTTCAAGTGCAGATTTAATAAAAATAAGCAAAGCAGAACATATAAATATTGGGAGCGAAAATTCTCCGGTTGAAAATTTAACTTTAACAAATTTTAATACGGCATTTATCGAAGTTGCAGAAAAAGTTACGCCATCAATTGTAAGTATAAATGTTGTAAGCACAGTAAAAGAAGATCCACATAAAGATTTATTTAATTTTCCATTTAACTTTCCGGAATTCAAAGATAAAAATCAAGACTTTAAGCGAGAAGGCGGCGGAAGCGGTGTTATCATTTCAAAAGACGGATATATTTTAACAAATAATCACGTAGTGGAAAATGCATCTCAAATAAAAATTCATTTATTTGATAAACGAGAACTTGATGCAAAAATAATTGGAAAAGATCCGTTAACAGATTTAGCAGTTGTAAAAGTTGATGCAGAAAATTTGCCCGCAGCTTATATGGGTGATTCAGACCAATTAAAAGTAGGTTCTTGGGTAATGGCAATTGGAAATCCGTTAAGTTATTTAACTTCAACAGTAACAGCTGGAATTGTTAGTGCAACCGGCAGAAATATCGGAATAATCAAAGATAAAGAAAATTATGGTATAGAAGATTTTATTCAAACGGATGCTGCAATAAATCCGGGTAATAGCGGCGGAGCTTTGGTTGATTTAACCGGAGCTGTTGTTGGAATAAATTCTGCAATTGCTACAAATGGATTTTCTTCAACATATATTGGATATGGATTTGCAATTCCAATTAATATTGCAAAATCTGTTGCGCAAGATTTAATAGAAAATGGTGAAGTTAGTCGTGGCTACATTGGCGTTAGTATTACAGAAGTTGATGCTGCAACAGCAAAGGCAGTTGGTTTGGATAAGCCTATGGGCATAATGATTCAAAATGTTGTTGAAGACGGTTCAGCCGCAACAGAAGATATTTTAGCCGGTGATGTAATTTTGGAAATTGATGGAAAAGAAATTAATAAACCAAATCAACTACAAAGTTATGTTGCAACAAAAAGAGCCGGAACAGAAGTTCATTTAACCTTGTTTAGAGAAGGGAAAAAAATAACGAGAGATGTAGTTTTAAAAGCCAGAGAAAAAGATAAAGAGGAAACAACAGAATTAGTTTCTTCAAAAAAAGAAAAGAAAAAAGATTCTAATAATATTCAAGAAATTAACTTAAAGGAATTGGGATTAACAGTGCAAGATTTAAATGATTCCGGATTAAAAAAATATAAAGTAAAAAATGGCATATTGATTAAAGATGTTGAACAATTCAGTAAAGCCGCTGATCAAAGTTTATTTCCCGGATTGGTAATAACGCAAGTAGATAAAAAGAATATTAGTTCAGCTGAAGATTTTGAAGAAGCTATCAATTCAAAAAAAGGCGAAGCTGTATTGTTAAAATTATATGATGAACAAGGAAACACAAGATTTGTCGGATTGGAAATCCCCGATAATAAATAA